A window of the Aliivibrio salmonicida LFI1238 genome harbors these coding sequences:
- a CDS encoding RluA family pseudouridine synthase, protein MPMSDPCFTSFVHPLDSYSLPERFTFPFYYEPHPLCELAAKQLQGHLISQTEWQHNFGLEESNDKAIGKMFGVLLVRHPSGEVGFLSAFSGKIADSNHLPHFVPPVFDMLKEDGFFKTELADITDINTAIKQQQSNPLLGELSTTLSIENTISQEQLEAQRQVMIEGRKSRKEQRADAERNASSESGERLKIELGKQSVQEKNALRDLKIHWDTRINKIQSQLDDLNNAINALKTRRKVLSSALQKKLFQQYKFLNIHGVEKDLNDIFKDTPNHVPPAGSGECAAPKLLQYAFAHGFTPLALAEFWWGSAPKSEIRQHKKFYASCQSKCQPILGHMLDGIEMDENPLLINPAEGKDIDIIYEDEFMLIINKPADFLSVPGKNINDSVYTRVQQRYPNATGGLIVHRLDMAASGLMVLGLTSKAHKRLQKQFINRTVEKRYTALLDGLLPHREGQITLPLRGDLYDRPRQLVCFEYGKQAETTYNVIEYKEKQTLVHLYPKTGRTHQLRVHCAHHLGLNMPIIGDGLYGQKADRLYLHAGYLSVTHPITKEPMEFVVEARF, encoded by the coding sequence ATGCCAATGTCTGATCCTTGCTTTACTTCTTTTGTACACCCTCTCGATAGCTATTCTTTACCTGAGCGATTCACTTTCCCGTTTTACTATGAACCGCATCCATTATGTGAGCTCGCCGCCAAGCAGTTACAGGGTCACTTAATATCCCAAACAGAATGGCAACACAACTTTGGATTAGAAGAAAGCAACGATAAAGCCATTGGTAAAATGTTTGGAGTATTACTTGTACGCCACCCTTCTGGTGAAGTCGGATTTTTATCTGCTTTTTCAGGAAAAATTGCTGACAGTAATCACCTCCCACATTTTGTTCCTCCCGTATTTGATATGCTCAAGGAAGACGGTTTTTTTAAAACTGAATTGGCAGACATTACCGATATAAACACGGCGATAAAACAACAACAAAGCAATCCGTTATTGGGCGAATTAAGCACCACTCTATCTATAGAAAACACAATCTCTCAAGAACAACTTGAAGCCCAGCGCCAAGTCATGATCGAAGGCCGAAAATCACGAAAAGAACAACGTGCAGATGCAGAACGTAATGCATCATCAGAATCCGGCGAGCGCTTAAAAATAGAATTAGGAAAGCAGAGTGTTCAAGAAAAGAACGCCCTGAGAGATTTAAAAATACATTGGGACACAAGAATCAATAAAATTCAGTCTCAATTAGATGACTTAAATAACGCTATTAACGCATTAAAAACACGTCGTAAAGTGTTATCTTCTGCCTTACAAAAAAAATTGTTCCAACAATACAAATTCCTAAACATCCATGGCGTAGAAAAAGATCTTAACGATATTTTTAAAGATACCCCAAATCATGTTCCTCCAGCAGGCTCTGGCGAATGTGCCGCACCAAAATTGCTTCAATACGCATTTGCACATGGTTTTACCCCACTTGCTTTGGCTGAATTTTGGTGGGGAAGCGCTCCAAAATCAGAAATACGTCAACACAAAAAATTCTATGCGTCTTGTCAAAGTAAATGCCAACCAATCTTAGGGCATATGTTGGATGGTATTGAAATGGATGAAAACCCACTGTTAATCAATCCAGCAGAAGGCAAAGACATCGATATTATTTATGAAGATGAATTTATGCTCATCATCAATAAGCCAGCGGATTTCTTATCGGTACCGGGTAAAAATATTAATGACTCTGTTTATACCCGCGTACAGCAACGTTACCCAAATGCAACTGGTGGGCTAATTGTGCATCGCTTAGACATGGCAGCCTCTGGTTTAATGGTTTTAGGGTTAACCAGTAAAGCGCATAAACGTCTGCAGAAACAGTTCATCAATCGTACTGTAGAAAAACGCTACACCGCATTACTTGATGGTTTATTACCACATCGCGAAGGACAGATCACGTTACCATTGCGTGGGGATCTTTATGACAGACCGCGTCAGTTAGTCTGCTTTGAATACGGAAAACAGGCAGAAACAACGTATAACGTGATTGAATATAAAGAAAAGCAAACTCTTGTGCACCTTTACCCAAAAACAGGGCGAACTCATCAATTACGTGTGCATTGTGCCCACCACTTAGGATTAAATATGCCTATCATCGGTGATGGTTTATATGGTCAAAAAGCGGATCGTTTATATCTGCACGCGGGCTATTTATCAGTGACTCACCCAATAACAAAAGAGCCTATGGAATTTGTAGTTGAGGCTCGATTTTAA
- a CDS encoding RNA recognition motif domain-containing protein, protein MKLLVRNLPRTMTEYELREMFKAHGSLGYCTLVLDEATGESKGFAFVDMPNDEEALAAIEAENGKKFDKDKIRVKAAE, encoded by the coding sequence ATGAAATTACTAGTTCGCAATTTACCTCGTACAATGACTGAATATGAATTAAGAGAAATGTTTAAAGCTCACGGTTCACTTGGTTATTGCACATTAGTTTTAGACGAAGCGACTGGCGAATCTAAAGGTTTTGCATTTGTTGACATGCCAAACGATGAAGAAGCTCTAGCTGCTATCGAAGCTGAAAATGGTAAAAAGTTTGATAAAGACAAGATTCGCGTAAAAGCAGCAGAATAA
- a CDS encoding porin produces MKKLLLSTAILSSLTSTTLFAATVYDQDNTQLKVGGRAEARANISDNNETTDNSSFKDKSRARINLKGKTKINESLGAFGTYEVEIGSGKDNTVNTRYLFAGLSTTVGNFSYGQQDSAQVMLTDYTDILATFGGDAADLTTGNKDKRENNFLYSGEFDALTVQANYIASNEKDDDSFGISGMYALPMGLDFGLGYTSGQQASTGLNSVDADQINLAIRYTVNAFMVSGLFTTGEIDNKDANGYELAAAYKLDQWVFQGVYNFQDVDSTDTENNVAIEAIYKLNKSFRTYAGYKFEQIDNKDDQLQFGLRYDF; encoded by the coding sequence ATGAAAAAATTATTACTATCAACGGCTATATTGTCTTCTCTTACATCAACCACTCTCTTCGCTGCAACCGTTTATGATCAAGACAATACTCAATTAAAAGTTGGTGGCAGAGCCGAAGCACGAGCGAATATCTCAGACAATAATGAAACAACGGACAACAGTTCATTTAAAGATAAAAGTCGTGCACGTATTAATTTAAAAGGTAAAACAAAAATCAATGAAAGCTTAGGTGCCTTTGGTACTTATGAAGTCGAAATTGGGAGTGGTAAAGACAATACAGTAAATACCCGTTACCTATTTGCAGGCTTAAGCACTACCGTTGGTAACTTCTCTTACGGCCAACAAGATTCAGCGCAAGTTATGCTCACCGATTACACCGATATTCTTGCTACGTTTGGTGGTGACGCTGCCGATTTGACGACTGGCAACAAAGATAAGCGTGAAAACAACTTTTTATACTCTGGTGAATTTGATGCATTAACAGTGCAGGCAAACTACATTGCCAGCAATGAAAAAGACGATGATAGCTTTGGTATTTCGGGCATGTACGCCTTACCAATGGGATTGGACTTTGGCCTAGGTTACACATCAGGACAGCAAGCCTCAACAGGGTTAAATTCTGTCGATGCCGACCAAATCAACCTCGCAATTCGCTATACAGTAAATGCTTTCATGGTATCAGGCTTATTTACTACTGGTGAAATCGATAATAAAGACGCCAATGGTTACGAACTGGCTGCGGCTTATAAACTTGACCAATGGGTTTTCCAAGGCGTATATAACTTTCAAGACGTAGACAGTACCGACACAGAAAACAACGTGGCTATTGAAGCCATTTACAAACTCAATAAAAGTTTCCGCACGTATGCAGGCTACAAATTTGAACAAATCGACAATAAAGACGACCAACTGCAATTTGGTCTACGTTACGATTTCTAA